A stretch of DNA from Ammospiza nelsoni isolate bAmmNel1 chromosome 10, bAmmNel1.pri, whole genome shotgun sequence:
TGAAGTGGCACCATGGCGGTGGGGAGAAGCTGGAGACTTTTGGCTCTGCAGAAGGCACTGTTCACCAGGGTGGGTGGGTGTGTCTGGAGATGCTAATTCTCAAATTTTGCATAAGGGTTCTCTTCCTTGAACAGGCCTAGAAGAGAGGAGACATTTGTTcagacagcagctcccacagtgGTCACAGCCAGCAAGAAAACCAGTCCTGGGAAGCAACTCTTTGTCATTTAAGCCTCCTCAAGCCTCCCAGCTGCAGTTCTCCCAAAACACCTGCTCTTAATTGAGCAGTGCCCACAGTCAGCACTGTTTCACTCTCTCTTTCTCTACAAGAGGAGACATCTATTGAGAAGATTGACCTGATGGCaagctcctctcccaggcaGTCCATGTACAGTCCAGGTAAAGCAGCCTGCCTGATCTTCCAGAGTGCTCCCTCTGCACACCCCTTCTGTCAGACTGGACTTACAAGCAGACTCCCAAATTAAATTAGAACTGTTCTTAGACttgtttccctgctcctgcattgAGACTGGGAAGCAGCAAGGCAGGGTATGGGGCTGGAATTTGGGCTAGCAACAAGCCACATGCCATGCTgtttgctgctttcccagctcaaCACTTCTGAAGAACAGTCACAAAGGACAAGACTGCAAACTCTGGGGTCAGGCTGCAGCCAGACAGCCTTGGCATGGCAAGACAggcccagagcacagctcttCCATGGGAAGATGCTTCCCATCCAAGAGCTCCTTCAAGAACAGCTTTGCCTGCTCTTTCTTCCCCAAAGGAGCCTGCCCATCCAGAGTCCCTGGGATCTCCTGCCTAACCTGgacctgcagcaggcagcagctgcaggcagagaaaagATCTCTAGTTTTCCCTACAGCCTCCCCAAAGCCAGAGACCACCAAGTGCAGCATGCATGAGCCCAACTGCCCCACAGGCAGACACTGGCAAAGCCCCTGGCAGTCCCAGTGGGCAGGCTGTCCCATGCACAGAGCAACTGGCTGTTCCCTGCTTCCTTCCAAGCTGATGTTCCCCTGGCCCAGGTCCTTGGGACTCACCTGAGGGACAGGTCAGCCCCAGGAGGGAGACTGTGCACTCCCATCCCCAGGGGACTGAGACAccactgctggcacagaggaCCAGAGGGATTGGGGTGGGATTggtgcctgctctgtgctcctgcagctctgggcattCTGATTCCTAcctggccccacagcccaggctgctggctcACCACAGGGCTACTGGAGGGCTGTGCCTGAAGGGTAACAGCACCATGATGGTGCTGTGTCTGTCAGCTTCTGCTTCTCCCCTCCAGTCAAGCTCCATCAGCTTCTCCCACATGAAGGACACATTCTGGGGAACATTatacatttcctcttccctgcccagggaaatTAGCCCTGTGTGGGCTCACACACCATGAGCCCGGCATCTCTACACTTATTCTGAGCCAAGAGAAGCAGGGACCATGTTTTCCCTGCTGGCCAGGTCTCATTTACAGCTGTGACCATGGCAAGGAGCACAGTTACAGAGGCTGCCTCATCTAAAGCTTAGTTTGAATCACTCATGTCAGCACTGTACCGTATTTCCTTCGGATTTCATCATGCCGTGATTtcatctctgctctcctgcGAGAGGCAAACAGAAAAGCCATGAGTCAGTAATTGCTGGTACAAAAGGGAACAAAAAGAGCCAGAGCTTGCTTATTCCCAAGCAagggagctccaggctggcaggtTTGCTTAGCCTCCCACCTCAGGGAGGCTCTAGGGACCACCAGAGCCCACATGTCAGCAGCCCTTTGGGAGCTGCATACACAATACTTGTGATGCTACATCCACGAGTCACCCCAGCATGACATTCCTAATGTCATGACATTCCTTGTGTGTGAGCTAGGGCTGAAGCAGCCACTGACTGCATGTGTTGAGCCCCATGTGCCTCCTGGCATCATGTTTGATGGCACAGACAGAAGCCAAATCATCCTGCAGCCTCAGGGCCTGTGGTACAAACTCACCTCTCCTCCTGCCGCACCCGCCGCTTCTCCcgctccctggctgctctctcGTCATCCTTGTCTGGCCTGGGAGACAAAAAAGCCCTTCAGTGCTCTCAGCACTcagttctgcagcagcacatggctGCATCTGAGCTGCCCCACAGTCAGAGGACCCCCTCCAATACttgctttttgctctttttcttgcaacagcagcagcagcaacagacCCCCAACATGATCAGAAGCGTTCCTCCCACCACGGACATGGCAATGATCAGGGCTTCAAAGTTCACTGAAGGATTTGACAAAAACATGTTtagcacacacagacacatctgCCTGGGGTGACAATATAGGATCACAGGATCATTAATGTTGGGAAAGCACtcaaagatcatcaagttcaactgTTCCCCCAGCATTGCCAGGTCTTCCagtaaaccatgtccccaagtgcaacagctctgtgttttttgAATCCTTCCCGGGATGGTGGCTctaccactgccctgggcagcccgtTCCACTGTCTGACCaccctctgagtaaagaatCTTTTCCTTactatccaacctaaacctcccctggtgcaactcgaggccatttcctcttatctACAGCCATTTTCTCTTGAACATACAGCTACTGTCACCAGCAGCTTCAGTCACTGGGCTGTAGATGTGCAACCACCTGGGAAAGCAAATGGACATTGTTAGCTGTAGATAACAATGTAGATATACCAATGTAGATATAGCAAGTGTTGGTACCCACAAATAAACACCAGCTGAGCACATGTCCCTGCTAACAGGAGTGCTCAGTTACTGGCTGTGAAGAAAGGCAAGGACAAATGCACTCAGGTCAAACTCCTCTGGCAGAAACAGGAGCAAAACCATCTTAATCACTAAACCAGGTAAAAAGTAACCATCAAGGGAAAACACCCAACAACTGAAGGCTTCAGGGTTAAGGAAGGATCTCTGACAGGGTGGAATTGCTGTCCATGGGAGACAGCCTCAGAAGTCATCTCTGATGAGATGAGCACTTAGAGGAGTCTGAAGTCCTTGGGCAAGagataaactgaaataaaatctgttGAGATTTATCAGCTTgggggcagcagtgctgctcaggcAGCTGAGGGCCAAGTCCTGCTTCCTGCACTGACTGCCACgtctccccagggctggggggctctgctTGCCCACACACACAACAAAACCTGCTGGAACACAGTGAGGCAGCAGCCACAAGCCCTGGTCCCTGCTCATCtttttcagctcctgcagcaatggCAGCAGAGACACCAGCCAAAAATGTTACTTCTAGATGCCAAGGATTTCAGGCAACAACAAAGAGGAGTTTATTCCAAGCATGGTTCAGGCTGTTCAGAGACTTGTGCCTGTGGAAATATTTGTTTAGGAGCCACTTTGTACACAACAGCCAGGCTACAGAAATCTCAGTGCACCTGAACTTGCTCAGAGCACTTTTGAAGGTCATTCAGTCCAactctctgccatgggcagggacatctttcactagaccaggctgctcacagtctgaccttgaatgtttccagggatggggcattcaccatctctctgagcagcctgtgccagtgccttaCCCTCATTGTAagagatttcttccttttatctGCTCTAAATAGATCCTCTTTTAGGTACTCCAGCCTGAGCTGACTCCACCACTGAAGTGGTTTTCAAAGCCTGCAGCAGTTTCAGTGCTTCTGAAACCCTTTTGGGGTTTCAGGATGAGCCTTGGGTTCAGCACCCCCCTTCCCACACAGAGAGGTCTCTACAGAGCACCAGGCACTCCTCCAGCTGATGACAAAGGCTAAGTCACACACACCAAAAATGCAGAATCACACAAGAGCTAATCTCCCACAGGACTAATCTCCTCATAGCAAGTTTTGCAAGCCAAGGAATGTGATCTTCTATAATGAAACCTTTTGTGAAGCTACTCACATCAAAACTAGTATTTCAAAGTCTTACAGAAGTTTCAGAAAAGCATACCACAGGGCTCACAAAGAGGAGATTCTTCCTCCACAAGCAGAAGAGCAGTGTGAACTCTTGTGGGCAGACAGGAGAGCTCAGCCTCGAGCACAAGAGATGACAGGCAACAGCAATTCAGCTCCAGGCTCCTCATCAAGGGGGTGGGTGAGAGCAACCAGCCCCCAAAAGCTGGCTCCTGTCTGAGCATGAACATGCACTAAGCTTGGTCTAAACAAGGCACCAAAGTCTCCAGAAATCCTTCAGAAaatggagcaggagggaggagaggcagctgtCCACCAGAAAAAGCTCCCAGAGGAGACCTGCATGTGCAGGGGTGGTTTTAGAGGAGGTTTTTTCTCAGGTGGGTAAGAGCTGAGCAGGACTGTGGTACACTCAGCACTAGAAGCACACACAGGTTCCCAGAGAAGTCACCACACCT
This window harbors:
- the PTTG1IP gene encoding pituitary tumor-transforming gene 1 protein-interacting protein — protein: MAPALPLCALALALLPAAVAAQEAAGDCRQYTNRSCEECLKNVTCLWCASSRRCMEYPVRRILPPADLCELRSARWGVCWVNFEALIIAMSVVGGTLLIMLGVCCCCCCCKKKSKKPDKDDERAAREREKRRVRQEERRAEMKSRHDEIRRKYGLFKEENPYAKFEN